A window from Gottschalkiaceae bacterium SANA encodes these proteins:
- a CDS encoding macro domain-containing protein, whose translation MSFEIVCGDITKIQVDAIVNAANADLQRGGGVCGAIFSAVGAQELQAECNQIGHCDTGQAVITKAYKLPVQYIIHTVGPVWHGGDSNEETLLYNCYMNSLKLAKKNNCRSIAFPLISSGIYGYPKEEARAVAESAILDFLEYQQMQVKLVLFQ comes from the coding sequence ATGTCATTTGAAATCGTATGCGGCGACATTACAAAGATCCAGGTGGATGCAATTGTAAACGCAGCGAATGCTGACTTACAAAGAGGCGGAGGCGTTTGCGGTGCAATTTTTTCAGCGGTGGGAGCGCAAGAATTGCAGGCTGAATGCAATCAAATCGGCCATTGCGATACGGGTCAGGCAGTCATCACCAAAGCATACAAGTTGCCTGTGCAATACATTATTCATACTGTGGGGCCAGTTTGGCATGGTGGAGATAGCAATGAAGAAACCTTGTTATATAATTGTTATATGAATTCACTGAAACTTGCTAAGAAAAATAATTGTAGATCGATTGCCTTTCCTTTGATCTCATCAGGGATCTATGGTTATCCGAAAGAAGAGGCGAGGGCGGTCGCAGAAAGTGCCATTCTGGATTTTTTAGAATATCAGCAAATGCAAGTGAAGCTCGTTTTGTTCCAATGA
- a CDS encoding hydantoinase/oxoprolinase N-terminal domain-containing protein, with translation MKYRLGIDVGGTNTDAVIIDESLHVVAGVKMPTTLDVTTGINNAIKKVLRESQINKQKIDYAMLGTTHCTNAIVERKGLCRVGIIRIAAPATFSIRPMPDWPESLRQAIGSNIHIIKGGYEFDGREISPLDAQEIREVAKQLKGKVDTIALTAVFSPVRNDHEYEVESILREELGDIPISKSSEIASVGLIERENATILNAALHNVATRTVEGFKAGLKQEGILDAELYLCQNDGTLMSSEYAQRYPILTIACGPTNSIRGASYLSQNQNAIVLDVGGTTTDIGVIMSGFPRESSLAVTIGGARTNFRMPDITAIGVGGGTLVKEVGDKVIVGPESVGYQITEKSLIFGGDTLTTSDIAVRLGMMDLGDSTLVAHIDEGFAKKAMTEWMRLISEGVDRMKISADPVPVILVGGGSVLVTDELEGISEIIRPNHFPVANAVGSAISQVSGEINRVFSLVDITRDEAIVSAKTTATEEAIKAGAEPSSIEIQEVEDIPLAYHPGNATRIRVKAVGDLCQ, from the coding sequence ATGAAATATAGATTAGGAATTGATGTTGGCGGTACAAATACCGATGCAGTTATCATAGATGAATCTTTGCATGTTGTTGCAGGTGTAAAAATGCCTACAACCCTTGATGTTACAACTGGAATTAATAATGCCATCAAGAAAGTGCTTCGTGAAAGTCAAATCAATAAACAGAAAATAGACTACGCTATGCTGGGCACCACCCATTGCACCAATGCCATTGTTGAAAGAAAAGGTCTCTGCCGTGTCGGAATCATCCGAATCGCAGCACCGGCCACCTTCAGCATCCGACCCATGCCAGACTGGCCAGAATCCCTTCGTCAAGCAATCGGCAGCAATATTCACATCATTAAGGGCGGCTACGAATTTGATGGTCGCGAGATCTCACCGCTTGATGCACAAGAGATTCGAGAGGTTGCAAAACAACTAAAAGGCAAGGTAGATACCATTGCCCTTACAGCTGTCTTCTCACCCGTTCGAAATGATCACGAGTATGAAGTGGAAAGCATTTTACGCGAAGAACTGGGAGACATTCCAATTTCCAAATCAAGTGAAATTGCATCCGTTGGGCTAATTGAAAGAGAGAATGCAACTATTTTAAATGCAGCACTTCACAATGTTGCGACAAGAACAGTGGAAGGCTTTAAGGCTGGATTAAAGCAAGAAGGCATATTGGATGCAGAATTGTATCTATGCCAGAACGACGGTACCTTAATGTCCTCTGAATACGCGCAGCGCTACCCCATTTTGACCATTGCTTGCGGTCCTACCAACAGCATTCGAGGCGCTTCATACCTCAGTCAAAATCAAAATGCTATCGTATTGGATGTCGGCGGTACAACGACCGATATCGGTGTCATTATGAGTGGATTTCCACGGGAATCTTCTCTAGCCGTTACTATTGGCGGTGCTCGTACCAATTTCAGAATGCCGGATATCACAGCGATCGGCGTTGGCGGCGGCACCTTGGTTAAAGAAGTAGGAGATAAAGTGATTGTGGGACCCGAAAGTGTAGGTTATCAAATCACGGAAAAATCCCTGATTTTTGGTGGCGATACCTTAACCACTTCCGACATCGCAGTTCGTCTTGGCATGATGGACTTAGGCGATTCCACTTTGGTTGCGCACATTGATGAAGGCTTTGCGAAAAAAGCGATGACTGAGTGGATGCGCTTGATCAGCGAAGGCGTTGATCGAATGAAGATATCAGCCGATCCTGTTCCCGTAATATTAGTAGGAGGCGGAAGTGTCCTTGTCACGGATGAGTTGGAAGGGATCTCGGAGATTATTCGACCCAATCACTTCCCTGTGGCTAACGCTGTTGGATCCGCCATTTCACAAGTCAGCGGCGAAATCAACCGTGTCTTCTCCTTGGTTGATATCACGCGCGACGAAGCGATTGTCAGCGCAAAAACAACTGCTACCGAAGAAGCCATCAAGGCTGGTGCTGAACCAAGTTCCATTGAAATTCAAGAAGTGGAAGATATTCCTTTGGCTTATCACCCTGGCAATGCGACTCGAATTCGAGTCAAAGCAGTCGGAGATCTTTGCCAGTAA
- a CDS encoding DUF917 domain-containing protein, translating to MRLIDEKAIEKIALGAALLGTGGGGDPYIGKLMAIEAIRQYGPIQMLDPSEVPDDAFVVPTAMMGAPTVLIEKIANGQEFDVIINHLEKYTGQKVFATLPIEAGGVNSMLPFAVAAKLGIPIIDCDGMGRAFPELQMVTFHLDGITTSPMVVTDEKGNSMIMETVSNTWSETLARTATITMGGSVMISIYSMFGHQLKKSAIYNTLTLAENIGASIMDKDDSDILPIDRMINFVDGYKLFTGKIVDILRETRQGFNFGKAKIVGINADKGESCHVDFQNENLVVMKGDEVLATTPDLITIVDLETGVPITTEALKYGRRVVVVGLRCDEKWRTKKGIETVGPRYFKYDIDYVPIEERVKGAK from the coding sequence ATGAGACTGATTGACGAAAAAGCTATTGAAAAAATCGCTTTAGGTGCCGCACTACTAGGCACCGGTGGTGGCGGAGACCCCTACATCGGCAAACTGATGGCCATAGAGGCCATCCGACAATACGGGCCCATACAAATGTTGGATCCGAGCGAAGTGCCCGATGACGCCTTCGTGGTGCCAACAGCAATGATGGGTGCCCCCACTGTTTTAATTGAGAAAATTGCCAATGGACAAGAATTTGATGTCATCATCAATCATCTTGAAAAATACACGGGCCAAAAGGTATTCGCTACCCTTCCTATCGAAGCTGGCGGTGTGAATTCCATGCTTCCATTCGCTGTTGCTGCCAAATTAGGCATCCCCATCATTGATTGCGATGGCATGGGGCGCGCCTTCCCCGAGCTTCAGATGGTTACCTTTCATTTAGATGGAATTACAACAAGCCCCATGGTCGTTACCGATGAAAAAGGCAACTCCATGATCATGGAAACCGTCAGCAACACCTGGTCAGAAACCTTGGCCCGCACCGCTACCATCACCATGGGCGGGTCCGTTATGATCTCCATTTATTCCATGTTTGGACATCAGTTGAAAAAATCAGCCATTTACAATACCCTAACCCTTGCCGAGAATATTGGAGCTTCCATTATGGATAAAGATGACTCTGACATTCTTCCCATCGACCGCATGATCAACTTCGTAGACGGATACAAGCTGTTTACCGGTAAAATCGTTGATATTCTGCGAGAAACCCGTCAAGGTTTCAACTTCGGGAAAGCGAAAATCGTTGGCATTAATGCAGACAAGGGCGAATCCTGCCACGTGGACTTCCAAAACGAAAACTTGGTTGTGATGAAGGGCGATGAAGTCTTGGCAACCACCCCAGATCTAATTACGATCGTTGACTTGGAAACCGGTGTTCCCATTACAACGGAAGCCTTGAAATATGGACGCCGTGTTGTGGTTGTCGGCTTGCGCTGTGATGAAAAGTGGAGAACAAAAAAAGGAATCGAGACTGTGGGGCCACGCTACTTCAAATATGACATAGACTATGTACCAATCGAAGAACGAGTGAAGGGAGCCAAGTAG
- a CDS encoding cytosine permease encodes MNTEKKNDGFIEKHALESIPQSERKHWVSIALIWIGAIISVSSLMVGGVLVSGLPLKQALLAGFVGYAIVVLFMTFQGVQGADLGRPTVSSASSAFGKSGASFIISFVIGISVMGWFGVQTSITGSAFSSIMNDWLGVNISFQLSAAIWGAIMLMTAVYGYKALAYLNYVAVPALLLMAIYGTYSVVSNFGMDALLSYTPAAPFSFLQGVAITVGGFAVGGVIAPDYSRYAENRKGAILSSVLGVLPMGVILLSAGALMAITAGSADMTQVVSNLGFPLIGLMILILATWTTNAVNAYSGGIALTSMFHLKDDKRPMATAIAGIIGTVLAVVGIMNHFIPFLLVLTTGISPIAGVMIADYWIIRKGDPSKWKEEEGVRWTGVISWLIGFAVGYFVHMGSAPVNAIVVAMIANVILNKFENKDTGSKEESNTDKEVSA; translated from the coding sequence ATGAACACAGAAAAGAAAAATGATGGATTTATTGAAAAGCATGCACTGGAATCAATTCCCCAGTCCGAAAGAAAGCATTGGGTGAGTATCGCACTCATCTGGATCGGTGCAATTATCAGCGTATCATCTTTGATGGTTGGTGGTGTCCTCGTTTCAGGCTTGCCATTAAAACAAGCCTTGCTTGCTGGTTTCGTCGGCTATGCAATCGTCGTTTTATTTATGACTTTCCAAGGTGTCCAAGGCGCTGACCTAGGTCGACCCACCGTTTCATCCGCCAGTTCGGCATTTGGAAAGAGTGGAGCATCCTTTATCATCTCATTCGTAATTGGCATTTCCGTTATGGGTTGGTTTGGTGTTCAGACCAGCATCACAGGAAGCGCATTCTCAAGCATTATGAATGATTGGCTAGGCGTCAACATTTCCTTCCAATTGTCTGCTGCCATTTGGGGTGCCATTATGCTGATGACGGCTGTTTATGGTTACAAGGCTTTGGCTTACTTGAATTATGTTGCTGTACCAGCTCTTTTGCTTATGGCCATATACGGAACCTATAGTGTTGTTTCAAACTTTGGCATGGACGCATTGCTAAGCTATACGCCAGCTGCACCTTTCTCATTCTTGCAAGGCGTTGCAATCACCGTTGGCGGTTTCGCCGTTGGTGGCGTTATCGCTCCCGACTACTCTCGCTATGCAGAAAACCGAAAGGGTGCCATCCTTTCCTCCGTTTTGGGCGTATTGCCAATGGGTGTCATCTTATTGAGTGCAGGGGCACTAATGGCCATTACCGCAGGCTCCGCGGATATGACTCAGGTCGTTTCCAATTTAGGTTTCCCTTTGATCGGATTGATGATTCTAATTTTGGCAACCTGGACAACCAATGCGGTAAACGCCTATTCAGGTGGTATCGCTTTGACAAGTATGTTCCATCTGAAAGACGACAAGCGTCCTATGGCAACAGCAATTGCCGGCATCATCGGCACGGTTTTAGCCGTTGTTGGAATTATGAACCACTTTATCCCCTTCCTATTGGTATTAACAACAGGCATCTCACCGATTGCCGGCGTTATGATCGCAGACTACTGGATTATTCGAAAAGGTGACCCAAGCAAGTGGAAAGAAGAGGAAGGCGTTCGTTGGACAGGCGTAATCTCTTGGTTAATCGGCTTTGCAGTTGGCTACTTTGTTCATATGGGCAGCGCACCGGTCAATGCCATTGTTGTTGCGATGATCGCCAATGTCATTTTGAATAAATTTGAAAACAAAGACACAGGTTCCAAAGAAGAAAGTAACACTGACAAAGAGGTCAGTGCATAG
- a CDS encoding DUF917 domain-containing protein, giving the protein MKKIDKQSLEALMVGSQFLGSGGGGKIHILRQLVKDSFDDSFSVDLMAVDEIAEEGIGTTVGMVGSPEALEEFLPTGQEGRELLDKMQELTGKKTDAIFTIEGAGVNLIYPVIVAYATGLPIIDGDGMGRAFPELPMTTFQFNNQPIAPIVFQDIDHISYVYNDQDASMVDLKIRQKIAETTGMAFFAGYQAPYAALKRILIPHTFSVGLKIGEAFLHANNFDDLMSELGHVTRNSLYGSAIEITRGVVSEHVAMDHSNIASYQVGEYKVYYHYENLMVYHNKKLVANVPDLITLVDLDTLEPISVTDAELGMRVAIVATPAPLQLRTPTALSYVGPKAFGFKSAYEPLEKIHFKHFF; this is encoded by the coding sequence ATGAAAAAGATTGATAAGCAATCGCTTGAAGCCCTTATGGTAGGCAGTCAATTTCTGGGTTCTGGTGGTGGCGGAAAGATTCACATTTTAAGACAATTGGTTAAGGATAGTTTTGATGATTCTTTTTCGGTTGATTTGATGGCAGTCGATGAAATAGCCGAGGAAGGGATTGGTACAACGGTCGGTATGGTTGGCTCTCCAGAAGCCCTCGAGGAATTCTTGCCTACAGGACAAGAAGGCAGAGAATTATTGGATAAAATGCAGGAACTGACGGGGAAGAAAACCGATGCAATCTTTACCATAGAGGGAGCGGGTGTTAATTTGATTTATCCGGTTATCGTTGCCTATGCGACGGGATTGCCAATCATTGACGGTGATGGCATGGGGCGTGCATTTCCGGAATTGCCCATGACAACCTTTCAATTCAATAATCAACCAATTGCGCCCATCGTTTTTCAGGACATCGACCATATCTCCTATGTGTACAATGACCAAGACGCCAGCATGGTGGATTTAAAAATCAGGCAGAAGATTGCGGAGACCACGGGTATGGCATTTTTTGCTGGCTATCAAGCTCCTTATGCTGCGTTGAAACGAATCTTGATTCCTCATACCTTTTCGGTTGGGTTGAAGATTGGAGAAGCGTTTTTGCATGCGAATAATTTTGATGACCTGATGAGTGAGTTGGGCCACGTAACGCGTAATTCTCTTTATGGTTCTGCCATTGAAATTACGCGTGGTGTTGTCAGTGAACATGTCGCTATGGACCACTCTAATATCGCATCGTATCAGGTGGGCGAATACAAAGTATACTATCACTATGAAAATCTAATGGTCTACCATAACAAGAAGTTGGTGGCCAATGTGCCTGATTTAATTACTTTGGTAGACTTGGATACTTTAGAGCCAATCTCTGTGACTGATGCGGAACTAGGCATGCGGGTTGCCATCGTGGCTACACCGGCGCCTTTGCAATTGAGAACACCGACTGCGCTCAGTTATGTAGGACCAAAAGCCTTTGGATTCAAGTCGGCTTATGAACCCTTGGAGAAGATTCATTTCAAGCATTTTTTCTAA
- a CDS encoding sigma-70 family RNA polymerase sigma factor: MDKQQEFELIREFRRGNIQAFETLILDYEKSVYGICFRMLRDREEAYDLSQEVFIKAYKGLSNFQFQSKFSTWIYRIATNACLDYLKKKRVDVAFSLNQTVGEDEFTPEMEDETAPEPQAELERKEVREQIEDAIGQLSEKYRQAIILRELEGLSYEEIADITESSLGATKTRIKRGRERLREILEEMKLRATEIVYENRKG; the protein is encoded by the coding sequence GTGGATAAGCAGCAAGAATTCGAATTAATCAGAGAATTCCGACGCGGAAACATCCAAGCATTTGAGACATTGATTCTAGATTATGAGAAATCTGTATATGGAATCTGCTTTCGAATGTTGAGGGACCGGGAAGAGGCCTATGACCTTTCCCAAGAAGTATTTATTAAAGCATATAAGGGATTATCCAATTTTCAATTTCAATCCAAGTTTTCAACCTGGATTTATCGAATTGCAACCAATGCCTGTCTGGACTATTTGAAGAAGAAGCGAGTGGACGTGGCCTTTTCCTTGAATCAAACCGTGGGGGAAGATGAATTCACCCCTGAGATGGAAGATGAAACGGCGCCAGAACCGCAAGCTGAGCTGGAAAGAAAAGAGGTTCGAGAGCAGATTGAGGATGCCATTGGACAATTAAGTGAAAAGTACCGGCAAGCGATTATTCTTCGAGAGTTGGAAGGCTTAAGTTATGAAGAAATAGCCGATATTACCGAGAGTTCCCTTGGAGCAACCAAGACGAGGATTAAGAGGGGCAGGGAGAGACTTCGAGAAATTTTAGAAGAAATGAAACTTCGAGCCACAGAAATCGTCTATGAAAACAGAAAGGGGTGA
- the polA gene encoding DNA polymerase I — protein MKKETILLIDGSGLVFRAFYALPPLTALDGTHVNAVYGFANMIQKLMERFKPEYVAVAFDLKGPTFRHKEYKEYKATRKKAPDELLNQFAVVKEFCDRFGLSRFEQEGFEADDLVGTMAKLAEEAGYNVEIVTGDKDYLQLVTEITTVHLTRRGITELESYTPEALDEKYGLTADQFLELKGLMGDPSDNIPGVPGVGEKTGIKLLKAYGTIDGVYENLDQLKGKMKEKIEANHVQALMSLRLSRIINDVQMDFKWEELKQEVPDDEALYQLYKKLNFKSLMRKFENRKIEKNPTVEGDLVVEAEAAAYTWVDDARGLQVLMTAVNQAKFVIMHSRVNGGRHVFDELIDLGLRIKEVNYIVDVRAFSQLEMMSLLQVLGEKRLIGHRLVNETLMIMRYGGKVMELGFDTAVAQYLVHPEVGKYPLRGLGIEVADRVLPADDDFYGKGRKKVAWADMEKAKRGDYLAQCLEIIDKAVAVLEARLKEESLTELYQTIELPLVRILAKMEKRGVAVDEGYLKILGDKFKLQIAELETRIFELSEGDFNLNSPKQLGVVLFETLGLPVVKKTKTGYSTNAEVLDKLGDAHPIIPLILEYRKLTKLNSTYVEGLTTATYKGRIHSHFTQTIASTGRLSSIEPNIQNIPVKTKEGRELRRVFVASEGMQLVDADYSQIELRVLAHISGDENLIRAYNEKLDIHTQTAAEVFHLKQDEVTSLMRSRAKAVNFGIVYGISDYGLARDLKISNKEAKAYIEGYLEHYPGVAKYMKDVVEEGKAKGYVETLFNRKRWLPDLNAKNHMLRSFAERTAMNTPIQGTAADIIKIAMIRVDQALEKENLKTKMILQVHDELILDAPANEVDRVTALLEEAMEEAVSLSIPMDVDLKVGGNWYETK, from the coding sequence ATGAAAAAAGAGACGATCTTATTAATCGATGGAAGTGGATTGGTCTTTCGCGCGTTTTATGCCTTGCCGCCGTTGACGGCATTGGATGGAACACACGTGAATGCAGTCTACGGATTTGCAAATATGATTCAAAAATTAATGGAACGATTTAAACCGGAATATGTTGCTGTGGCCTTTGATTTGAAGGGACCAACCTTCCGACACAAGGAATACAAGGAATATAAGGCGACGCGAAAAAAAGCGCCGGATGAACTTTTAAATCAATTTGCCGTAGTGAAGGAATTCTGCGACCGGTTTGGACTCAGCCGATTTGAACAAGAAGGCTTTGAGGCCGATGACTTGGTGGGAACCATGGCCAAGCTCGCTGAAGAAGCGGGTTACAATGTAGAAATTGTAACGGGGGACAAGGATTACTTGCAACTGGTTACTGAGATTACAACGGTTCATTTAACCCGTCGTGGAATTACAGAGCTGGAAAGCTATACCCCGGAAGCGCTGGATGAAAAATATGGTTTGACTGCGGATCAATTCTTGGAATTGAAAGGTTTGATGGGAGATCCATCTGACAATATCCCTGGTGTGCCAGGGGTCGGCGAGAAGACTGGAATTAAACTATTAAAAGCCTATGGCACTATCGATGGGGTTTATGAAAACCTGGATCAACTGAAGGGCAAGATGAAAGAAAAAATTGAAGCCAATCATGTGCAGGCCTTGATGAGTTTGCGGTTGAGCCGCATCATCAATGATGTGCAGATGGATTTCAAATGGGAAGAGTTAAAACAAGAGGTGCCTGATGATGAGGCCTTGTATCAATTGTACAAAAAGCTGAACTTCAAGAGCCTGATGCGAAAATTTGAGAACCGAAAGATTGAAAAGAATCCAACCGTAGAAGGCGACCTGGTGGTGGAAGCGGAAGCCGCAGCTTATACCTGGGTTGATGATGCTCGTGGTTTGCAGGTCTTGATGACAGCGGTCAATCAAGCCAAATTTGTCATCATGCACAGCCGTGTGAATGGCGGACGCCATGTCTTCGACGAATTGATTGATTTGGGTCTTCGGATTAAAGAGGTTAATTATATAGTTGATGTACGAGCTTTCTCTCAATTAGAGATGATGAGTCTCTTGCAAGTCCTTGGAGAAAAACGACTGATTGGTCATCGTTTGGTCAATGAAACCTTGATGATTATGAGGTATGGCGGCAAGGTGATGGAATTGGGATTCGATACGGCCGTGGCGCAATATCTGGTACACCCTGAGGTGGGCAAGTATCCACTTCGCGGTCTGGGAATTGAGGTAGCGGACAGGGTCTTACCGGCAGATGATGATTTCTATGGCAAGGGCCGAAAAAAAGTTGCTTGGGCCGATATGGAGAAAGCAAAGCGAGGCGATTATCTGGCTCAGTGTCTGGAGATTATCGATAAGGCGGTTGCTGTTTTAGAAGCGCGCCTGAAAGAGGAGTCGCTGACGGAGCTCTACCAGACCATCGAGTTGCCTTTGGTGCGAATCTTGGCCAAGATGGAGAAGCGTGGGGTTGCTGTGGATGAAGGCTATCTGAAAATCTTGGGTGACAAATTCAAGCTACAGATTGCAGAGTTGGAAACTCGAATCTTTGAATTGTCCGAGGGAGATTTTAATTTAAACTCACCCAAGCAATTAGGGGTTGTTCTCTTTGAAACCCTGGGGTTGCCAGTTGTTAAAAAAACCAAGACGGGATATTCCACCAATGCGGAAGTTTTGGACAAACTGGGCGATGCCCATCCGATTATTCCATTGATCTTGGAATATCGTAAATTGACCAAGCTCAACTCCACCTATGTGGAAGGGTTGACCACGGCCACTTATAAGGGGCGCATTCATTCGCATTTTACGCAGACCATCGCCTCAACCGGGCGACTGTCTAGCATTGAACCCAATATTCAAAACATCCCGGTGAAAACAAAAGAGGGACGAGAATTACGTCGTGTCTTTGTGGCATCGGAGGGCATGCAATTGGTTGATGCCGATTACAGCCAGATTGAGCTTCGAGTATTGGCACATATTTCTGGGGATGAAAATTTGATTCGTGCTTATAATGAAAAGCTAGATATCCATACTCAAACAGCTGCAGAGGTTTTTCATCTTAAACAGGATGAAGTCACGTCTTTGATGCGTTCACGAGCAAAGGCGGTTAACTTTGGCATTGTCTATGGAATTAGTGATTATGGATTGGCGCGGGATTTAAAAATTTCCAACAAAGAAGCCAAGGCTTATATCGAAGGGTATTTGGAACATTATCCTGGCGTTGCCAAGTATATGAAAGACGTTGTTGAAGAAGGCAAGGCCAAGGGCTATGTAGAGACCTTGTTCAACCGCAAGCGCTGGTTGCCTGATTTGAATGCCAAGAACCATATGCTTCGTTCCTTTGCGGAGCGAACGGCTATGAATACACCCATCCAAGGAACTGCTGCGGACATTATAAAAATTGCCATGATTCGCGTGGATCAAGCCTTGGAAAAAGAAAATCTTAAAACCAAAATGATCCTTCAAGTGCATGATGAATTGATCTTGGACGCTCCGGCGAACGAGGTTGATCGTGTAACGGCGCTTTTGGAAGAAGCGATGGAGGAGGCAGTAAGCCTTTCGATCCCGATGGATGTAGATTTAAAAGTCGGAGGAAACTGGTATGAAACAAAGTAA
- the coaE gene encoding dephospho-CoA kinase — protein MKQSKVIGITGGIATGKSTAIAHIRELGYPVIDSDLLAREVVEPGSEGLDAIQAFFGADIVVDGQLNRQMLGEIVFQNETMRLALNDIVHPLVYKAIKERIDTCVEGIVFVDSPLLFEGVGKAKSYGIHYDEVWLIDLDEDQQLARLIARNGMTEFEAKNRMDAQWSMEKKRQLADVIIDNRGSRQQLYHQVNEEIQRVEEVVRGEN, from the coding sequence ATGAAACAAAGTAAAGTCATTGGTATTACGGGAGGCATTGCCACTGGAAAATCCACGGCAATTGCCCATATTCGTGAGTTGGGATACCCAGTGATCGATTCGGATCTTTTGGCACGAGAAGTTGTGGAGCCAGGTTCTGAGGGCTTGGATGCGATTCAGGCGTTTTTTGGTGCTGATATTGTCGTTGACGGCCAATTAAACCGACAGATGCTGGGCGAAATCGTATTTCAGAATGAGACCATGCGTCTTGCTTTAAACGATATTGTTCACCCTTTGGTCTATAAAGCGATCAAGGAACGAATCGATACTTGCGTGGAGGGCATTGTTTTCGTAGACTCGCCACTGCTCTTCGAAGGCGTGGGAAAAGCCAAAAGCTACGGCATTCATTATGACGAGGTTTGGCTGATCGATTTGGACGAGGATCAACAATTAGCACGATTAATTGCGAGGAATGGCATGACCGAATTTGAAGCAAAGAATCGAATGGATGCTCAATGGTCCATGGAGAAGAAACGTCAATTGGCAGATGTAATCATAGACAATCGAGGAAGTCGCCAACAGCTATATCATCAGGTGAATGAGGAAATTCAGCGTGTTGAGGAGGTTGTCCGTGGCGAAAACTAA
- a CDS encoding lytic transglycosylase domain-containing protein translates to MAKTKRRSIGILAISLVLLLALYAGLQMLYPLKYREEIESAAGEYGVPASLIAAMIETESGYRARVVSEKNAYGLMQVTKSTGIWIRGKMGRDDAMPDGLLDPDVNIQYGTWYMRYLLNKYDQENLALIAYNAGPGTVDRWLSEGTITPDDLSEIPYGETAEYHMKTKRSQFFYRLMYRLDDRLEEE, encoded by the coding sequence GTGGCGAAAACTAAACGCAGATCCATTGGGATCCTTGCAATTTCATTGGTACTCTTGCTTGCCTTGTACGCGGGCTTGCAGATGCTTTATCCCTTGAAGTATAGAGAAGAAATTGAGTCAGCTGCTGGTGAGTATGGTGTGCCAGCAAGTTTGATTGCAGCCATGATTGAAACTGAAAGTGGATATCGCGCTAGGGTTGTATCGGAAAAAAATGCCTATGGATTGATGCAAGTGACGAAATCGACAGGAATTTGGATTCGAGGCAAGATGGGACGAGATGATGCCATGCCTGACGGGCTTTTGGATCCAGATGTGAACATTCAATACGGTACCTGGTATATGCGATATTTACTCAACAAATATGATCAAGAAAATTTGGCCTTGATTGCTTATAACGCGGGTCCTGGAACGGTAGATCGATGGTTGTCTGAAGGGACAATCACGCCAGATGATCTTTCTGAGATTCCTTATGGCGAGACGGCAGAGTATCACATGAAAACAAAGCGTAGTCAATTTTTTTATCGCTTGATGTACCGGTTAGATGACCGATTAGAGGAGGAATAG
- a CDS encoding DRTGG domain-containing protein: MKLKEIKEILDAECLTDEACLEYEVEHAFGSDLMSDVLAFVDDNTLLLTGLVNPQVIRTAEMMDIKQIVFVRGKQPAEGTIRLAQANGIALLATREILFTACGKLYEKGLRGVSIL, from the coding sequence ATGAAATTAAAAGAAATTAAGGAGATACTCGACGCCGAATGCCTGACAGATGAAGCCTGCCTGGAGTATGAGGTGGAACATGCCTTTGGATCCGATTTAATGAGTGATGTATTGGCGTTTGTCGATGATAACACCTTATTGCTGACAGGTCTTGTGAATCCGCAAGTCATTCGTACGGCGGAGATGATGGATATCAAGCAAATCGTTTTTGTTCGTGGCAAACAACCGGCAGAAGGAACCATTCGACTGGCCCAAGCCAATGGAATCGCGCTACTGGCAACCCGAGAGATTCTTTTTACTGCTTGTGGAAAACTTTACGAGAAGGGATTAAGAGGAGTGTCGATACTATGA